In Drosophila yakuba strain Tai18E2 chromosome X, Prin_Dyak_Tai18E2_2.1, whole genome shotgun sequence, a single genomic region encodes these proteins:
- the LOC6526217 gene encoding inositol hexakisphosphate and diphosphoinositol-pentakisphosphate kinase isoform X18: protein MSYTELESGYQDISQQHQQQNPHQNQPQQRVGFYLGLQDGNGDTDFGDSNDGMDSDTSTSSSNSKQVVVGICAMAKKTQSKPMKEILTRLGEFEFIKLVTFEENVILREPVQNWPTCDCLVSFHSKGFPLEKAIEYAQLRNPFVLNNLHMQYDIQDRRRVYAILEKEGIEIPRYAVLDRDSPDPKHHELIESEDHVEVNGITFNKPFVEKPVSAEDHNIYIYYPTSAGGGSQRLFRKIGSRSSVYSPESRVRKTGSFIYEDFMPTDGTDVKVYTVGPDYAHAEARKSPALDGKVERDSEGKEIRYPVILNHSEKLISRKVCLAFKQTVCGFDLLRANGKSYVCDVNGFSFVKNSNKYYDDCAKILGNMILRELTPTLHIPWSVPFQLDDPPIVPTTFGKMMELRCVVAVIRHGDRTPKQKMKVEVRHPKFFEIFEKYDGYKLGHVKLKRPKQLQEILDIARFLLSEIHTKAHAEIEEKESKLEQLKNVLEMYGHFSGINRKVQMKYQPKGRPRGSSSDDTNLAADQPVEPSLVLILKWGGELTPAGRIQAEELGRIFRCMYPGGQGRSDYSGTQGLGLLRLHSTFRHDLKIYASDEGRVQMTAAAFAKGLLALEGELTPILVQMVKSANTNGLLDNDCDSSKYQNLAKGRLHELMQNDREFSKEDRELINPCNSKSITQALDFVKNPVDCCHHVHLLIRELLHIISIKKDDPKTKDAILYHGETWDLMRCRWEKIEKDFSTKSKLFDISKIPDIYDCIKYDLQHNQHTLQYDQAEELYIYAKNLADIVIPQEYGLTPQEKLAIGQGICSPLLRKIKGDLQRNIDEVEDEFMNRLNPHYSHGVASPQRHVRTRLYFTSESHVHSLLTVLRYGGLLNVVTDEQWRRAMDYISMVSELNYMSQIVIMLYEDPTKDPTSEERFHVELHFSPGVNCCVQKNLPPGPGFRPHSHGDNACNVSMQSSDESNPARIEEENDSNSGEEREGKKRGTSGQRSSDRSAERASPAFGFNRLELRSKQFKSKPIPIGAHHTVSGHEAMDLAKRLNEELASQQQQQNQQLRPISPDIRAVSPDCEPRSRSFEQRPTSGVCAKEPVAFPDVGEISQDPNLNYEDSSRTRTSEFGEIPHARVGAASNSDGGAHPKAHLRTAFQIRVTNSLSFFKIDSSTNELPLSDIDFSLHPATPQCGPSSHKRLHVLTMRRMESCDDGEDLEQLRHLPQISPMATNERPLSSCNCSSSAAQTHSHSKSLMDLAQLVVVSSPQETAQNQEQGCDPSTAADMSVSSFDDDFQLSSSAPAILMSADFGQRPVVASPSPMVHATTSPTASTLRLCQDMDKVSASVSSSAQRKATSSSCGQLSMAASAPVVTENPFRFTVSSVGSAASNSACFVSSFEPIKEQVTSIMEIDPKALQPAPQVVYNLPTVLITGTASSTELSSTRNCNITTVTNADSAMLTPIETEINSEIGILNEIGIETIGITTTHTPCSNATVTRTDTKTAITTDPTTVTATETAEDTPMDIQTNISIGKCTPGPTPTVTTTTDITKGIRDFAPTATQTFPTTFTPSTTTTTGAAAALFDNTATMSSNRPFTNQFQSIDPTSNDAPHQHHVHQHQHQHQHQHQHQHQHQHQHQHQTQHQHQHKHQHQHQNHKNSTTSIDQQQRNSRTVNNTLNENHTTATITNNTTTTPSCCTNTIATDSQVSVSVSASVSSANSSTSSRRQRHSIAGQMSYMKMLGFGGFSKKMATSANSLFSTAVISGSSSAPNLRDMIPVSSSGFGDVPPIRPLETLHNALSLRKLDCFLQDMILAQIFKTPTGSPPRGFSKNTLPAVSSMTLTAPNQAEAIGHEPQIGRQPPISTTVTTTFDRRGSESGSTANAHLRLLSESQCPNLDDSNAEVREPLAGKMEQTPTEPSI from the exons ATGTCCTACACCGAGTTGGAATCGGGGTACCAGGATATATcccagcagcatcagcagcaaaaTCCGCACCAAAATCAGCCGCAGCAGCGGGTCGGGTTCTACTTGGGATTACAGGATGGCAAC GGCGACACGGACTTTGGAGACAGCAATGACGGAATGGACTCTGACACGAGCACCTCttccagcaacagcaagcAGGTGGTCGTCGGCATTTGCGCAATGGCCAAGAAGACACAGTCAAAGCCAATGAAGGAAATCCTGACACGGCTTGGGGAGTTCGAGTTCATCAAACTGGTGACGTTCGAGGAGAACGTGATCCTGCGAGAACCTGTCCAAAATTGGCCCACCTGCGACTGCCTGGTGTCGTTTCACTCGAAGGGGTTTCCCCTAGAGAAAGCCATCGAGTATGCCCAGCTAAGGAATCCCTTTGTGCTGAATAACCTGCACATGCAGTACGATATTCAGGACAGGAGGAGGGTGTACGCCATTCTCGAGAAGGAGGGCATTGAGATTCCGCGCTATGCCGTCCTCGATCGCGATTCACCGGATCCCAAAC ACCATGAGCTCATTGAATCCGAGGACCATGTGGAGGTAAATGGCATTACCTTTAATAAGCCGTTCGTTGAGAAGCCTGTGTCGGCGGAGGACCacaacatatacatatactacCCGACGTCGGCGGGCGGTGGAAGTCAGCGACTTTTCCGAAAGATCGGCAGTCGGAGCAGCGTATATTCTCCGGAGTCAAGGGTGCGAAAGACAGGATCATTTATCTACGAGGACTTTATGCCCACCGATG GCACGGATGTCAAGGTGTACACCGTGGGACCGGACTACGCCCATGCCGAAGCCCGTAAAAGTCCCGCTCTGGATGGCAAAGTAGAGCGCGACAGCGAAGGGAAAGAGATCCGCTATCCAGTGATCCTCAATCATTCCGAGAAGCTCATCTCACGAAAGGTGTGCCTGGCCTTTAAGCAAACCGTCTGTGGATTCGATTTGTTGCGAGCCAATGGAAAGAGCTATGTCTGCGATGTTAATGGGTTTAGCTTCGTTAAGAACTCGAACAAGTACTATGATGACTGCGCCAAGATACTGGGTAACATGATTCTCAGGGAGCTAACACCTACCCTGCACATCCCGTGGTCAGTGCCCTTTCAATTAGACGATCCCCCCATTGTGCCCACCACTTTCGGCAAAATGATGGAGCTGCGCTGCGTGGTGGCCGTAATTAGACATGGCGATCGCACgccgaaacaaaaaatgaagGTTGAGGTGCGGCATCCCAA ATTTTTCGAGATCTTCGAGAAGTACGACGGCTACAAGCTGGGCCACGTTAAGCTTAAGCGCCCGAAGCAGCTTCAAGAGATCCTGGACATTGCCCGCTTCCTGCTCAGTGAGATTCACACCAAAGCGCATGCTGAGATCGAGGAAAAGGAGAGCAAGCTGGAGCAGCTGAAGAACGTTCTGGAGATGTACGGTCACTTTTCAGGCATAAACCGAAAGGTTCAAATGAAATACCAACCAAAGGGTCGTCCACGTGGCTCCAGCTCCGATGATA CCAATCTAGCAGCGGATCAGCCGGTGGAGCCCTCCCTGGTTCTCATCCTTAAGTGGGGCGGCGAACTGACGCCAGCAGGCCGCATCCAGGCGGAGGAGTTGGGCCGTATTTTTCGATGCATGTATCCAGGTGGCCAGGGAAGATCGGATTACTCGGGCACCCAAGGTCTAGGTTTGCTAAG ATTGCACTCCACATTCCGGCATGACCTGAAGATCTACGCCTCAGATGAGGGTCGTGTCCAGATGACGGCTGCCGCTTTTGCCAAGGGTTTGCTGGCCTTGGAAGGAGAACTTACACCTATTCTTGTCCAGATGGTAAAAAGCGCCAATACAAATGGACTGCTGGACAATGATTGCGACTCCAGCAAGTATCAAAACTT GGCTAAAGGTCGCCTTCACGAGCTTATGCAAAACGACCGAGAGTTTTCTAAGGAGGATCGCGAGCTGATTAATCCTTGCAATAGCAAATCGATCACCCAGGCGCTGGATTTTGTGAAAAATCCTGTGGACTGCTGTCACCACGTACACCTGCTTATCCGTGAGCTTCTTCACATTATTAGCATCAAAAAGGATGATCCGAAAACCAAGGACGCCATCTTATATCACGGCGAGACGTGGGACCTGATGCGCTGTCGCTGGGAAAAAATTGAGAAGGATTTTAGCACCAAATCCAAGTTGTTTGACATCTCGAAGATTCCAGATATATATGATTGCATCAAGTACGATCTGCAGCATAATCAGCACACGTTGCAATATGATCAGGCGGAGGAGTTGTATATCTACGCGAAGAACCTGGCTGATATAGTCATACCACAGGAGTATGGCCTGACGCCGCAGGAGAAACTGGCAATAGGTCAAGGTATCTGTTCACCATTACTAAGAAAGATCAAGGGTGATCTGCAGCGAAACATCGACGAAGTGGAAGACGAGTTTATGAACCGTTTGAATCCACATTACAGCCATGGTGTTGCAAGTCCCCAGAGGCATGTCCGCACAAGGCTCTACTTTACTAGCGAATCGCATGTCCACTCTCTGCTCACAGTTTTGCGTTATGGGGGCTTGCTTAATGTGGTCACAGATGAGCAGTGGCGTCGGGCTATGGACTATATTTCGATGGTATCGGAGCTCAACTATATGTCTCAGATCGTCATTATGCTCTACGAGGACCCTACCAAAGATCCAACTTCTGAGGAACGTTTCCATGTTGAACTGCACTTTAGTCCGGGTGTAAATTGCTGTGTGCAAAAGAATTTACCACCAGGTCCGGGCTTTCGGCCGCATTCGCACGGCGACAATGCCTGCAATGTAAGTATGCAATCCTCGGACGAGTCAAATCCTGCCAGGATCGAGGAGGAGAACGACTCGAACTCAGGAGAGGAGCGGGAGGGCAAAAAGCGAGGG ACCTCCGGCCAAAGGAGTTCGGATCGCAGTGCGGAACGCGCCTCCCCTGCCTTCGGATTTAACCGATTGGAGCTTAGGTCCAAGCAGTTCAAATCGAAACCCATCCCCATCGGAGCCCATCACACGGTCAGTGGCCATGAAGCCATGGATCTAGCTAAGCGGTTGAACGAGGAGCTGGcctcgcagcagcagcagcaaaaccaGCAGCTTCGACCAATCAGTCCGGATATCAGGGCAGTGAGTCCTGACTGCGAGCCACGCTCCCGGAGTTTTGAGCAGCGTCCCACGTCTGGCGTCTGTGCCAAAGAACCGG TTGCTTTCCCTGATGTCGGGGAAATTTCCCAGGATCCTAATCTTAATTATGAGGATAGTTCTCGGACTCGTACTTCTGAATTCGGGGAGATTCCTCATGCTCGAGTGGGCGCTGCCAGTAACTCGGATGGAGGAGCTCATCCGAAAGCGCATCTTCGCACGGCCTTTCAGATTCGTGTTACGAATAGTCTGTCCTTCTTTAAAATTGACTCTTCGACAAACGAGCTGCCTTTGTCGGACATAGATTTTTCGCTGCATCCAGCTACTCCCCAATGCGGTCCCTCGTCGCACAAACGCCTTCACGTGTTGACCATGCGGCGGATGGAGAGTTGCGACGATGGCGAAGATCTCGAGCAGCTCCGACATCTGCCACAGATCTCGCCAATGGCTACCAATGAGCGACCCTTAAGTTCCTGCAATTGCAGTAGCTCAGCGGCCCAGACGCACTCGCACTCAAAAAGTCTAATGGACTTGGCACAATTGGTGGTGGTGTCTTCCCCGCAAGAAACTGCCCAGAATCAGGAGCAAGGTTGTGACCCGTCAACGGCGGCGGATATGAGTGTCAGTAGTTTCGATGATGACTTTCAGTTGTCCAGCTCAGCACCGGCTATCCTGATGAGCGCAGACTTCGGTCAAAGGCCCGTGGTGGCGTCTCCTTCGCCAATGGTGCATGCCACCACTTCGCCCACTGCCTCTACTTTACGGCTCTGCCAAGACATGGACAAGGTTTCGGCTTCTGTTTCGTCCTCTGCTCAACGCAAGGCCACTAGTAGCTCCTGTGGTCAGCTGTCCATGGcagcttctgctcctgttgTGACGGAAAATCCATTTCGCTTCACTGTTTCATCCGTGGGTTCTGCAGCTTCCAATAGCGCCTGTTTTGTAAGCAGCTTCGAGCCCATAAAAGAGCAGGTCACGTCTATAATGGAGATAGATCCAAAAGCCCTGCAGCCAGCTCCTCAAGTAGTATATAATCTGCCCACTGTGCTCATTACGGGAACAGCAAGTAGTACAGAATTGAGCAGCACCAGAAATTGCAATATAACGACTGTAACGAACGCAGATTCTGCAATGCTTACACCGATAGAAACCGAAATAAATTCAGAAATAGGTATATTAAACGAGATAGGAATAGAGACAATAGGGATTACAACCACACATACTCCCTGCAGTAATGCAACAGTAACCCGAACTGATACAAAAACAGCTATAACAACAGATCCAACCACGGTTACAGCAACAGAGACAGCAGAAGATACACCAATGGatatacaaacaaatataagTATTGGAAAATGTACACCAGGGCCTACACCAACAGTTACTACTACTACCGATATTACAAAAGGTATACGAGACTTCGCACCCACAGCCACCCAAACATTCCCAACAACATTTACACCAtccaccaccacaacaactggagcagcagcagctttgTTTGATAATACAGCAACAATGTCTTCTAATCGACCATTTACTAACCAATTCCAATCGATCGATCCCACTTCAAACGACGCACCACACCAACATCATgtacatcaacatcaacatcaacaccAACATCAACACCAACATCAACACCAACatcaacaccaacaccaacaccaaacccaacaccaacaccaacacaaacatcaacatcaacaccAAAATCATAAAAACTCCACAACATCCATCGATCAACAACAACGAAATTCACGCACCGTCAATAACACACTGAACGAAAACCACACCACCGCCACAATTACAAACAACACTACCACGACCCCTTCTTGTTGTACCAATACCATCGCCACAGATAGCCAAGTCTCGGTGTCGGTCTCGGCATCGGTGTCATCGGCCAACTCGTCCACCTCGTCGCGTCGCCAAAGACACAGTATTGCCGGCCAGATGTCCTATATGAAAATGTTGGGTTTCGGTGGTTTTAGCAAAAAGATGGCCACCAGCGCAAATAGCCTTTTCAGCACCGCCGTCATCAGCGGCAGCTCGTCCGCTCCTAATCTTCGCGACATGATACCGGTCTCCTCATCCG GATTTGGCGATGTACCACCAATCCGCCCGCTTGAGACACTGCACAACGCCCTTTCGCTGCGCAAGCTGGACTGCTTCTTGCAGGACATGATCCTGGCGCAGATCTTTAAGACGCCGACTGGGTCTCCGCCCCGGGGTTTCTCTAAGAACACCTTGCCAGCGGTCTCCTCGATGACTCTAACCGCCCCAAATCAGGCGGAGGCGATCGGCCACGAGCCGCAAATTGGTAGACAACCGCCGATATCAACGACCGTAACGACCACATTTGACCGGCGTGGCAGCGAGTCCGGATCCACAGCGAATGCCCATCTGCGACTTCTCTCGGAGAGCCAGTGCCCTAATCTGGACGATAGCAACGCCGAAGTGCGGGAACCGCTGGCGGGAAAGATGGAGC AAACTCCAACAGAGCCCAGcatttaa
- the LOC6526217 gene encoding inositol hexakisphosphate and diphosphoinositol-pentakisphosphate kinase isoform X20 translates to MSYTELESGYQDISQQHQQQNPHQNQPQQRVGFYLGLQDGNGDTDFGDSNDGMDSDTSTSSSNSKQVVVGICAMAKKTQSKPMKEILTRLGEFEFIKLVTFEENVILREPVQNWPTCDCLVSFHSKGFPLEKAIEYAQLRNPFVLNNLHMQYDIQDRRRVYAILEKEGIEIPRYAVLDRDSPDPKHHELIESEDHVEVNGITFNKPFVEKPVSAEDHNIYIYYPTSAGGGSQRLFRKIGSRSSVYSPESRVRKTGSFIYEDFMPTDGTDVKVYTVGPDYAHAEARKSPALDGKVERDSEGKEIRYPVILNHSEKLISRKVCLAFKQTVCGFDLLRANGKSYVCDVNGFSFVKNSNKYYDDCAKILGNMILRELTPTLHIPWSVPFQLDDPPIVPTTFGKMMELRCVVAVIRHGDRTPKQKMKVEVRHPKFFEIFEKYDGYKLGHVKLKRPKQLQEILDIARFLLSEIHTKAHAEIEEKESKLEQLKNVLEMYGHFSGINRKVQMKYQPKGRPRGSSSDDTNLAADQPVEPSLVLILKWGGELTPAGRIQAEELGRIFRCMYPGGQGRSDYSGTQGLGLLRLHSTFRHDLKIYASDEGRVQMTAAAFAKGLLALEGELTPILVQMVKSANTNGLLDNDCDSSKYQNLAKGRLHELMQNDREFSKEDRELINPCNSKSITQALDFVKNPVDCCHHVHLLIRELLHIISIKKDDPKTKDAILYHGETWDLMRCRWEKIEKDFSTKSKLFDISKIPDIYDCIKYDLQHNQHTLQYDQAEELYIYAKNLADIVIPQEYGLTPQEKLAIGQGICSPLLRKIKGDLQRNIDEVEDEFMNRLNPHYSHGVASPQRHVRTRLYFTSESHVHSLLTVLRYGGLLNVVTDEQWRRAMDYISMVSELNYMSQIVIMLYEDPTKDPTSEERFHVELHFSPGVNCCVQKNLPPGPGFRPHSHGDNACNVSMQSSDESNPARIEEENDSNSGEEREGKKRGTSGQRSSDRSAERASPAFGFNRLELRSKQFKSKPIPIGAHHTVSGHEAMDLAKRLNEELASQQQQQNQQLRPISPDIRAVSPDCEPRSRSFEQRPTSGVCAKEPGIFPKNCAFLFCLTHLTITRLAIPSFRLIRSDSVWFFLLKHCFPKQFGRGAIRLTNNDDCNNLYYIGLIFTEWVKSVLVSELVFSIFWLQRWL, encoded by the exons ATGTCCTACACCGAGTTGGAATCGGGGTACCAGGATATATcccagcagcatcagcagcaaaaTCCGCACCAAAATCAGCCGCAGCAGCGGGTCGGGTTCTACTTGGGATTACAGGATGGCAAC GGCGACACGGACTTTGGAGACAGCAATGACGGAATGGACTCTGACACGAGCACCTCttccagcaacagcaagcAGGTGGTCGTCGGCATTTGCGCAATGGCCAAGAAGACACAGTCAAAGCCAATGAAGGAAATCCTGACACGGCTTGGGGAGTTCGAGTTCATCAAACTGGTGACGTTCGAGGAGAACGTGATCCTGCGAGAACCTGTCCAAAATTGGCCCACCTGCGACTGCCTGGTGTCGTTTCACTCGAAGGGGTTTCCCCTAGAGAAAGCCATCGAGTATGCCCAGCTAAGGAATCCCTTTGTGCTGAATAACCTGCACATGCAGTACGATATTCAGGACAGGAGGAGGGTGTACGCCATTCTCGAGAAGGAGGGCATTGAGATTCCGCGCTATGCCGTCCTCGATCGCGATTCACCGGATCCCAAAC ACCATGAGCTCATTGAATCCGAGGACCATGTGGAGGTAAATGGCATTACCTTTAATAAGCCGTTCGTTGAGAAGCCTGTGTCGGCGGAGGACCacaacatatacatatactacCCGACGTCGGCGGGCGGTGGAAGTCAGCGACTTTTCCGAAAGATCGGCAGTCGGAGCAGCGTATATTCTCCGGAGTCAAGGGTGCGAAAGACAGGATCATTTATCTACGAGGACTTTATGCCCACCGATG GCACGGATGTCAAGGTGTACACCGTGGGACCGGACTACGCCCATGCCGAAGCCCGTAAAAGTCCCGCTCTGGATGGCAAAGTAGAGCGCGACAGCGAAGGGAAAGAGATCCGCTATCCAGTGATCCTCAATCATTCCGAGAAGCTCATCTCACGAAAGGTGTGCCTGGCCTTTAAGCAAACCGTCTGTGGATTCGATTTGTTGCGAGCCAATGGAAAGAGCTATGTCTGCGATGTTAATGGGTTTAGCTTCGTTAAGAACTCGAACAAGTACTATGATGACTGCGCCAAGATACTGGGTAACATGATTCTCAGGGAGCTAACACCTACCCTGCACATCCCGTGGTCAGTGCCCTTTCAATTAGACGATCCCCCCATTGTGCCCACCACTTTCGGCAAAATGATGGAGCTGCGCTGCGTGGTGGCCGTAATTAGACATGGCGATCGCACgccgaaacaaaaaatgaagGTTGAGGTGCGGCATCCCAA ATTTTTCGAGATCTTCGAGAAGTACGACGGCTACAAGCTGGGCCACGTTAAGCTTAAGCGCCCGAAGCAGCTTCAAGAGATCCTGGACATTGCCCGCTTCCTGCTCAGTGAGATTCACACCAAAGCGCATGCTGAGATCGAGGAAAAGGAGAGCAAGCTGGAGCAGCTGAAGAACGTTCTGGAGATGTACGGTCACTTTTCAGGCATAAACCGAAAGGTTCAAATGAAATACCAACCAAAGGGTCGTCCACGTGGCTCCAGCTCCGATGATA CCAATCTAGCAGCGGATCAGCCGGTGGAGCCCTCCCTGGTTCTCATCCTTAAGTGGGGCGGCGAACTGACGCCAGCAGGCCGCATCCAGGCGGAGGAGTTGGGCCGTATTTTTCGATGCATGTATCCAGGTGGCCAGGGAAGATCGGATTACTCGGGCACCCAAGGTCTAGGTTTGCTAAG ATTGCACTCCACATTCCGGCATGACCTGAAGATCTACGCCTCAGATGAGGGTCGTGTCCAGATGACGGCTGCCGCTTTTGCCAAGGGTTTGCTGGCCTTGGAAGGAGAACTTACACCTATTCTTGTCCAGATGGTAAAAAGCGCCAATACAAATGGACTGCTGGACAATGATTGCGACTCCAGCAAGTATCAAAACTT GGCTAAAGGTCGCCTTCACGAGCTTATGCAAAACGACCGAGAGTTTTCTAAGGAGGATCGCGAGCTGATTAATCCTTGCAATAGCAAATCGATCACCCAGGCGCTGGATTTTGTGAAAAATCCTGTGGACTGCTGTCACCACGTACACCTGCTTATCCGTGAGCTTCTTCACATTATTAGCATCAAAAAGGATGATCCGAAAACCAAGGACGCCATCTTATATCACGGCGAGACGTGGGACCTGATGCGCTGTCGCTGGGAAAAAATTGAGAAGGATTTTAGCACCAAATCCAAGTTGTTTGACATCTCGAAGATTCCAGATATATATGATTGCATCAAGTACGATCTGCAGCATAATCAGCACACGTTGCAATATGATCAGGCGGAGGAGTTGTATATCTACGCGAAGAACCTGGCTGATATAGTCATACCACAGGAGTATGGCCTGACGCCGCAGGAGAAACTGGCAATAGGTCAAGGTATCTGTTCACCATTACTAAGAAAGATCAAGGGTGATCTGCAGCGAAACATCGACGAAGTGGAAGACGAGTTTATGAACCGTTTGAATCCACATTACAGCCATGGTGTTGCAAGTCCCCAGAGGCATGTCCGCACAAGGCTCTACTTTACTAGCGAATCGCATGTCCACTCTCTGCTCACAGTTTTGCGTTATGGGGGCTTGCTTAATGTGGTCACAGATGAGCAGTGGCGTCGGGCTATGGACTATATTTCGATGGTATCGGAGCTCAACTATATGTCTCAGATCGTCATTATGCTCTACGAGGACCCTACCAAAGATCCAACTTCTGAGGAACGTTTCCATGTTGAACTGCACTTTAGTCCGGGTGTAAATTGCTGTGTGCAAAAGAATTTACCACCAGGTCCGGGCTTTCGGCCGCATTCGCACGGCGACAATGCCTGCAATGTAAGTATGCAATCCTCGGACGAGTCAAATCCTGCCAGGATCGAGGAGGAGAACGACTCGAACTCAGGAGAGGAGCGGGAGGGCAAAAAGCGAGGG ACCTCCGGCCAAAGGAGTTCGGATCGCAGTGCGGAACGCGCCTCCCCTGCCTTCGGATTTAACCGATTGGAGCTTAGGTCCAAGCAGTTCAAATCGAAACCCATCCCCATCGGAGCCCATCACACGGTCAGTGGCCATGAAGCCATGGATCTAGCTAAGCGGTTGAACGAGGAGCTGGcctcgcagcagcagcagcaaaaccaGCAGCTTCGACCAATCAGTCCGGATATCAGGGCAGTGAGTCCTGACTGCGAGCCACGCTCCCGGAGTTTTGAGCAGCGTCCCACGTCTGGCGTCTGTGCCAAAGAACCGGGTAT CTTCCCAAAAAATTGCGCGTTCCTCTTTTGTCTAACACATCTCACAATCACCCGATTGGCTATTCCCAGTTTTAGACTAATCCGCTCTGattcggtttggtttttcCTACTTAAACATTGTTTTCCAAAACAATTTGGCAGAGGAGCTATTCGTCTAACGAATAATGATGATTGCaacaatttatattatatCGGACTTATATTCACAGAATGGGTAAAAAGTGTGCTCGTTTCCGAACTagttttctctatattttGGTTACAACGCTGGCTTTAG